A window of the Lactuca sativa cultivar Salinas chromosome 5, Lsat_Salinas_v11, whole genome shotgun sequence genome harbors these coding sequences:
- the LOC111878185 gene encoding histone H4 — MSGRGKGGKGLGKGGAKRHRKVLRDNIQGITKPAIRRLARRGGVKRISGLIYEETRGVLKIFLENVIRDAVTYTEHARRKTVTAMDVVYALKRQGRTLYGFGG; from the coding sequence ATGTCAGGAAGAGGAAAAGGAGGCAAGGGATTGGGAAAGGGTGGAGCCAAACGTCATCGTAAGGTTCTCCGGGACAACATCCAAGGCATCACCAAGCCGGCGATTCGCCGTCTGGCCAGACGAGGAGGTGTCAAGCGTATCAGTGGGTTAATCTACGAGGAGACCCGTGGAGTTTTGAAGATCTTTCTTGAGAACGTCATCCGTGACGCCGTCACATACACCGAACATGCTCGCCGGAAAACAGTCACCGCCAtggatgttgtttatgctttgaaGCGCCAAGGCCGTACTCTCTACGGATTTGGCGGTTAA